A single window of Crassostrea angulata isolate pt1a10 chromosome 8, ASM2561291v2, whole genome shotgun sequence DNA harbors:
- the LOC128158746 gene encoding uncharacterized protein LOC128158746 produces MTTNECCPDVYFKYGYMKCEDLSLVRGNRQPKFYSVISTCQGDTTFNLSRNCSLERSSEELIQTPPVTSDISRRTYKNRYCALCNNVTDFQEWTFKLNCQRATDFNYISTYTEIIQLAKDRNCDIHFSATSLSIQTCPMLNEKMIASCNVSGTWQVYDEMIELACLSGYHTSVNGYIGFSYRYGFKNIFCAMCNPPKFDLKMYRKTCTDTNSIYYAACKNNPIVEASFPFRNHFCLTCNNGDQKNVLQEMHIENIEESYETSKVHPFVTKLGFSFKSNYLKEYVNRKTSEWYNVTQHYSHLVSFPVNVSRLVRSNFALLGEGSCNKNLLPNYTIPLQRTCSCDIGCTIDCCVDFALIQPWTCIEDHYPFQNVVPSSDDTRYLTIGGCLRKHDNVEHLCINRNKSDFYQMLPITSHFEHGETYANIFCYLCNQNEVDDKSIESITTDTMLWWLITECKGYINHKYFSMLQDYLNFAELQHCCIKFKPISNAVSCKTKNSSLDNNSIVSECNSLSPSDEDLKYACEKVDEYRFPKMKLNGTIYKNKFCIACNSIKTQISDACEVSSNLTSLLNKACQEFPKMAVCSNYRNIFCETCAVGTLSDCLSIDEEDGGGTHPIVTTPPPIRVFSFRSMFSILDYDKEPSISSNTLSCTPDQVYDGYYDTCQNISCFPGKVMANGSCLSILTKTTNLRYTIALKTKFNNIPVSNFSVYHHMREIRQFLIKRITQRVKHNFLVENVLVVAFVKCNSKVTKSSEFYVYLNIFFQSYVNRQKLEDSLITFTNSSFAMPFHYSNIWNVQLVENQFALFLPSLLWKSNSENSCWLFPEELKHGDPVFRNVFVDSLLTCPQILMKGNAFGVTWENIKTGFSFEGLSLNFHQFNNFDGNGKRVCVRDIQHYIEHYQNFQNEDIGKILLTILTIVCIGISLVCLVLTFATYMTFPSLRTIPGLNNVFLIVSLFTAQIMLLVRQFSTHEDYSTLTIVVSALTHFSWLSTFLWLQVCSYHMFVVFTSKLRKESRKDSPDKNVVKYAVYAYGASLAIVLLNIVISLITTSGRDTGYDKISTLFTYKIAYIVTFIAPLVYVCATNMIFYIATIYKIKSCPHVDNTSGNRVHFAVYIKLFSLTGLTWILQIIDAFLVVSVLSYFVTVLNGLQGLFIFISYVCNIRVMKMWRKICSPSLFRPTHSQLTSDKSETTSL; encoded by the exons ATGACCACAAACGAATGTTGCCCTGatgtatatttcaaatatggCTACATGAAATGCGAAGACCTCTCTTTAGTCAGAGGAAACAGACAGCCAAAATTTTATTCTGTCATTAGTACATGTCAAGGGGATACTACTTTTAATTTGTCCAGAAACTGTTCTCTCGAGCGATCATCAGAAGAGCTTATTCAAACACCGCCCGTGACGAGCGATATCTCTAGAAGAACTTACAAAAATAGGTATTGCGCACTCTGTAATAATGTTACAGACTTTCAAGAATGGACCTTTAAGTTGAATTGTCAGAGAGCTACTGATTTCAATTACATATCAACATACACGGAAATCATCCAACTGGCCAAAGACAGAAATTGCGACATTCACTTTTCTGCGACGTCTTTGTCTATTCAAACGTGTCCCATGTTAAACGAAAAAATGATTGCCTCGTGCAACGTATCAGGAACCTGGCAAGTATACGACGAAATGATAGAATTAGCTTGTCTTAGCGGTTATCACACTTCAGTAAATGGTTACATTGGATTTTCATATCGTTACGGcttcaaaaacattttctgtGCAATGTGTAACCCCCCAAAATTTGACCtaaaaatgtacagaaaaacTTGTACGGACACTAACAGTATATACTACGCTGCTTGCAAAAATAACCCAATTGTAGAGGCAAGTTTTCCGTTCAGGAACCACTTTTGTCTGACTTGCAACAATGGtgaccaaaaaaatgttttacaagaaATGCATATCGAAAATATTGAGGAGTCATATGAAACATCAAAGGTGCATCCATTTGTCACAAAGTTaggtttcagttttaaaagtaattACCTGAAGGAGTATGTAAACCGGAAGACGAGTGAATGGTATAACGTCACTCAGCATTATTCACATCTAGTTTCATTTCCTGTAAACGTTTCTCGTCTTGTGCGTTCAAACTTTGCTCTCTTGGGAGAAGGTTCTTGTAACAAGAACTTGTTACCAAATTACACCATACCTTTACAACGTACATGCTCCTGTGATATTGGTTGCACGATCGACTGCTGTGTCGACTTTGCTTTAATACAGCCATGGACTTGCATTGAAGATCATTATCCTTTCCAAAATGTAGTACCTAGTTCAGATGATACTAGGTACTTGACAATTGGGGGGTGCTTAAGAAAACACGACAATGTCGAGCATTTATGTATTAACCGTAACAAATCTGACTTTTACCAAATGCTTCCTATTACATCACACTTTGAACATGGAGAAACGTATGCCAACATATTTTGCTATCTATGTAACCAAAATGAAGTTGATGATAAATCAATCGAGAGCATTACCACTGATACAATGCTGTGGTGGTTGATTACAGAATGCAAAGGATATATAAACCATAAATACTTTTCAATGTTACAAGACTATTTGAATTTTGCTGAATTGCAACACTGTTGCATAAAATTCAAACCCATTTCAAATGCAGTATCCTGCAAGACTAAAAACTCAAGTTTGGATAATAACAGTATAGTCTCCGAATGTAATAGCTTGTCACCGTCTGATGAAGATCTTAAATATGCTTGTGAAAAAGTTGATGAATATCGGTTTCCAAAAATGAAACTCAACGgaacaatttacaaaaacaagTTCTGCATTGCTTGCAACTCCATCAAGACACAAATAAGTGATGCTTGTGAAGTGTCAAGCAATTTAACCTCCCTGCTCAATAAAGCTTGCCAAGAGTTTCCAAAAATGGCCGTTTGTTCCAATTAccgaaatattttttgtgaaacATGTGCCGTCGGAACTCTTTCAGATTGTTTATCAATTGATGAGGAGGATGGAGGAGGGACTCATCCAATAGTGACTACCCCTCCTCCAATCAGAGTTTTTTCATTTCGTTCAATGTTTTCTATCTTGGATTATGACAAAGAACCTTCGATCAGTTCTAACACTCTATCCTGTACACCAGATCAAGTCTATGATGGATATTAC GACACCTGTCAGAATATCAGCTGTTTTCCTGGAAAGGTAATGGCTAATGGAAGCTGTCTGTCGATACTTACTAAAACGACAAATCTTCGATATACGATTGCTTTAAAAACCAAGTTCAACAATATTCCAGTTTCGAACTTTTCGGTATATCATCATATGAGAGAGATACGTCAgtttttgataaaaagaataaCACAAAGAGTAAAACATAATTTTCTTGTTGAAAATGTGTTAGTTGTTGCCTTCGTAAAATGTAATTCGAAAGTGACCAAATCATCTGAGTTCTATGTttacttaaatattttctttcagtCCTATGTTAATCGCCAAAAGCTCGAAGATTCTTTGATAACATTTACAAACAGTTCATTTGCAATGCCTTTTCATTACTCTAACATCTGGAATGTTCAACTGGTGGAAAACCAGTTTGCGCTATTCCTACCATCCTTATTGTGGAAATCCAACTCAGAAAATAGCTGCTGGCTTTTTCCAGAGGAGTTGAAACATGGTGATCCTGTTTTCCGCAATGTTTTTGTTGATTCTCTTTTAACGTGTCCTCAAATACTTATGAAAGGCAATGCATTTGGAGTCACGTGGGAAAATATCAAAACCGGTTTTTCGTTCGAAGGACTATCTTTGAATTTTCATCAATTCAATAATTTCGACGGTAATGGAAAGAGAGTCTGTGTTCGAGACATTCAACATTACATTGAAcattatcaaaattttcaaaatgaagaTATTGGTAAGATACTATTAACAATCCTAACCATCGTTTGCATAGGAATTTCTCTAGTATGTTTAGTGTTAACATTTGCGACTTATATGACCTTCCCGAGCCTAAGGACTATTCCTGGACTAAACAACGTGTTTCTTATAGTCTCGTTATTTACAGCACAAATAATGCTTCTAGTTCGACAGTTCTCCACTCATGAGGACTACAGTACACTGACCATTGTTGTTTCGGCTTTAACTCATTTCTCATGGCTGTCCACCTTCCTTTGGCTCCAAGTTTGTTCTTATCACATGTTTGTAGTGTTTACCTCCAAACTAAGAAAGGAATCCCGAAAAGATAGCCCAGATAAAAATGTTGTCAAGTATGCAGTGTATGCTTATGGTGCGTCTTTAGCTATCGTATTGCTAAATATAGTTATATCTCTCATCACAACTTCTGGAAGAGATACAGGATACGACAAAATTTCtacattgtttacatacaaaattGCTTACATTGTGACTTTTATTGCTCCTTTAGTATATGTTTGTGCGactaatatgatattttatattgcaaccatatacaaaataaaatcatgccCACACGTCGATAACACTTCGGGTAATAGGGTCCACTTTGCAGTGTATATCAAATTGTTTTCGCTTACAGGTCTTACATGGATTTTGCAGATTATAGATGCGTTTCTTGTCGTTTCGGTTCTTTCGTATTTCGTGACTGTTTTGAACGGCTTACAGGGATTGTTTATCTTTATTAGTTATGTGTGTAATATCAGAGTTATGAAAATGTGGAGAAAAATTTGTTCGCCTTCACTATTTAGACCAACTCATTCACAACTTACGTCAGATAAATCTGAAACTACATCCCTTTAA
- the LOC128158778 gene encoding prostaglandin E2 receptor EP4 subtype-like, with protein sequence MASAYCYTEDLTNLTNRLTTVHSVTPSAVIFSLGVGGNLLAIFLLVKHSNTHQWRVFYRLVAGLAVTDLFGILSSSPLAFIVYSNDFRWVGGQPACDYMSVVLIFASVSTMLIATSMSMDRFFAVCYPFMYKTFEKKRRVHVILASLWIFALLFACLPLVHLGHNVRHFPCTWCFFDYFGTNVTDIIYSLLYASLGILTIVTSSVINILVLVAVGKQAKRHHKGLSVRSRKGRKRAKRNEIFILTFIIAILLTFAVCWLPLMIRIVTNISLKQIPDYPSDLLAIRFASWNQILDPWIYIVLRKEMLARLYNVYRRFNRQEASEYSVCNVDRSEVNDNGDMRNRLNTAQDETHQQVLTQSSKETGNVLSPN encoded by the exons ATGGCGAGTGCGTATTGTTACACGGAGGATTTGACTAATTTGACAAACCGCCTCACGACGGTTCATTCCGTGACACCTTCCGCCGTCATCTTTAGCTTAGGAGTGGGAGGAAATCTTCTCGCCATATTCTTATTGGTGAAACATTCGAACACGCACCAATGGCGGGTGTTTTATCGGCTAGTAGCGGGCCTAGCAGTCACGGACCTCTTTGGGATTCTATCAAGTTCACCCCTTGCCTTCATTGTGTATAGTAATGACTTTCGCTGGGTCGGAGGTCAACCGGCATGTGACTACATGTCCGTGGTGTTGATTTTTGCAAGTGTGTCCACAATGCTTATTGCCACTTCCATGTCGATGGATAGATTTTTCGCCGTGTGTTACCCATTTATGTAcaaaacttttgagaaaaagCGGAGGGTCCACGTGATCCTGGCCTCGCTTTGGATATTTGCCCTACTTTTTGCTTGTCTTCCGCTTGTTCATCTAGGTCATAATGTCCGACATTTTCCTTGCACCTGGTGCTTCTTTGATTATTTTGGGACCAATGTGACTGACATCATTTACTCCCTTTTGTATGCGTCACTTGGAATTCTTACTATTGTGACGTCTAGTGTTATCAACATTCTTGTTCTCGTGGCAGTTGGGAAACAGGCGAAACGTCATCACAAAGGATTAAGCGTGCGTAGCAGAAAAGGCCGAAAAAGAGCCAagagaaatgaaatttttatcctGACCTTTATCATCGCTATTTTACTGACCTTTGCTGTTTGCTGGTTGCCACTAATG aTACGAATTGTAACAAACATTTCGCTGAAGCAGATTCCAGACTACCCTTCTGATCTTCTTGCCATAAGGTTTGCCTCCTGGAACCAAATTCTCGATCCGTGGATCTACATTGTGCTGCGGAAGGAGATGTTGGCTCGGCTGTACAACGTCTATAGACGATTCAATAGACAAGAAGCGTCTGAATACAGCGTATGCAATGTTGACAGGTCAGAGGTTAATGATAATGGTGACATGCGCAACAGACTGAATACAGCCCAAGACGAAACGCATCAGCAAGTGTTGACGCAAAGCTCAAAAGAGACAGGAAACGTTTTGTCACCAAATTGA